Genomic window (Magnolia sinica isolate HGM2019 chromosome 10, MsV1, whole genome shotgun sequence):
cagttactttgatattgatgttgctcaccaagtgtttgatcgaaccagttcggtgtacacgaaccgagctagctgggttagctcactcgactcgactcaaaaaagctcgatttgtcttggttcgaagctgagttcaagccgagttcgacttggccccaactcgaatcgaactcagatcgaaccagttcagtgactcagttactttgatattgatgttgctcaccaagtgtttgatgaaatgactcaacgaagtgtggctgctagcaaggaaggtatgtatatgaaacgaaTACCCTTTTTTCCTTagattttatgttgcttagaaggtgtttgataaaatacctgtaaaatcattgttgttgttttacatacagtgagattttgaagatgtagtccatgtgtttgtgaaaatgctgcacaggcgaactcggctcaaacttggctcgaactcggctcgaattggcccgagctgctgatcgaaccgagccaagctggctagtcaagctcgaggaccgagccaagccgagttctagctggggtcagctagtggtcgagctaaggccaactcgactcggttcgactcgatgtacacccctaatcttGATACAGACACCATACATGCGAGGAGGCAGCTTTTAAACCAACCTTGTGATGCAATGTCGGCATTTAGGCTAAACGGGGAAGcaacaagcccataatgaaattagTGTTATGCACTAAACTGATAATATAAAGACACTCCATTTCATTAAAACTGCCATGACCAGCACCTGACTCAAATACACCTGGTGGGAACATGTCAATACTCCCACAacctttattttcttctcttgTATTTTAGCAGCACGCATGTATGTTTCATATAGCTTTTACTGTATTTTAGTTTTTTTGATACACTTTTATGTATTTTATAGAAAGTACACCTTTCAATttcattgtatatccatatgtatgtgtttcatataagGAAACTTGGGGAAAAAGCTATTAACAAGAAATGTGCATGTTTCAAAGGCTAGGAAGGGACTAGAAACAATGAAAATCTTGAATAATATAGAACTGCCAGAAGATTGCTAGGAAATAGTAAATGTGGCTAAACATAAAgcttatgatgatctttacaacAGATTGGGGACGTGAAGGTGAGAAAAATGTCTTTGAACTTGCAAAATTTAGAGAGAGGAAGAGTAGGGACCTAGATCATCTTAGATACATTAAGAGCGATGACCAGAGGGAACTAGTCAAGGACAATGAGACTAGTGAAACATGGAGAAGCTATCTTCAGAACTTGTTAAATAATAATAACTCTAAGAGCATGGAGATAGAAAgaaccataaactcaaataaCATCCAAGTCCATACACACTTTTGTAGGATTAGGATATCTAAAGTGAAACAAacaagctttgagaaagatgaaaataagAAAGGCCCTTGGACCAGATGGTATACAAAGAGAGGTTTGGAGGTGTATAGGAAATGCcaggttattttggttgacaaagttgttcaacaagattgtaagaatgaagaaaatgtcgaatggaggaaaagtatacccattcataagaataaaggagacattcAGAGCTAGACTAACTAACATGAGATTAGAACTTCAAAACCATATTATGAAACTTCGggagagagtgattgagcaaagactaaggcatgagacaaatgcATTAGAAGATCAGTTTGGTATCATGCTAGGGAGTTTTACcactgaagctattttcctacttagacaattatggATAAATATAGAGAGGGGGAAGGATCTACACATAGTTTTActgacttagagaaagcttatgaCAGGGTTCCTAGAGACTTaatttggtgggtgttgggaGAGGATTTTCAAGAGGATGTATTGACTTGATTAAAGACATGTATGAGGGAGTAacaacaaatgtgaggaccagtAGTAGAAAGCAAGTGAATTTCCAATTACTGTATGCTTGCACTAGGAGTCGGCATTGAGCCTATACGTTTTTGCTACGGCTGTCAACCGACAAGGCCCAAGGTCGGCTttagcccagattttgaactgtttgggtaGGGCCTAATGGGTTggacttattcaaaattttgattttgcctggcccaagcccaactcattaaCAGCCCTACTTTTCACATTGGTCATGGATgagttaacaaggcatttgcaagaaaacttcccatggtgTTTGTTATTCGTAGATGACataattttgattgacaagacgagggagggcgtgaacacaaagctagatttatgatagatgttttagaatctaaaggatttaaaagtAAATCagactaaaacaaagtatatggagtacaattttagtaataataggagtgGGAACAAGGAATTAGTAAAGATTGttaaccaagaagtttcccagaatgaccactttcgatatctTGGATCCAtcattcatgagagtggagagctTAAGAAAGattttgcccatagaattcaagtgggGTGGAAGAAACGGGCacgtgcctttggagttttgtgAACATCGTGCCCCACTCAACTTGAAAGGGAACTTTTATAGGATGTtataagactagccatgctttatgggacagaatgttgggcaattaaggaaTAACATGTCTATAGGATGAGTGTGgttaaaatgaggatgttgagatggatgagtggcaaaacACGGACAGAATAAGAAATGAACATATTCATGGGAAGTTATGAGTAGTGTTTTCAATAGCGCTCGTAGCATAGTGTAGCTAAAACGCTAAGTAGCGTATGCAGGTAGCGTAGCTCCcaggtagcgtaagctacaaggcatgtagcataagctataGAGCATGTAGCATGTCGCGCAAGCAGCGTATGTTACCTGaaatctcctctctcttttttagtttttcttctatGCTCATTCAACagctattttaaaatggtggtgactcatccccatCACACGTGGCACTTAATTAGATCAATCCAGACGATCCAAATTATGGTCCATACTATGGATAGAGCACTTAGAACAATCCGGACCATTCAAATTGGGGTCCACattgtgaatttgtgatgtttcaataaataaaaaaagaggtcACACTTCGAAATGTTTGAAGGCAAAAGAgacagattttgcatggaaatatgtgaTTGACAATCCAGATTTACAGCCAAAACTCATAGGAATTATGCatgttgtaaattttatcatatatttctattattttaatttacaAAATATTACatatcgtgtagcttatgctacatgctattgaAGGCCAAACGCTACGCTACACtacatgctatttaaaacactagttaggagtagcaccaatagacaacaagatgagggaaagtagacttagatggttagGTCATGtgtaatggagaccaagaactacgccagttaggagtgagttggtacaaattgaaggctctaaaaggacaaggaagacccaaaaggacatgggtgtaGGTAGTAAGAAAAGTCTTGATGACCTGTGACCAACTAAAGTTATAGCCCttcatagagtggaatggcagaaaaggattcatgtagctgactccaattagttgagataaagtttagatgatggtgatgatgatgatccataTGGACATATTGGCATGCTGGGTTTTTCAGGGAGAGACCTTGTTTCCGTGTCCAACCGAAGCACACATAAGTTACATAGAGAAGGAAGAAGCTCATTGACATAGACTAGAACTTCATCAGGTTATTGAGGAAGATAGGATAATGCATCACAACAACAGTCACCTTCCTAGAAGGACTTGCAAAACCCAGCACAAATGTTAGTATTCTTGAAACCATCTCCTCCCGGACAAAATTGCTCTCATGATAACTACTCTGCTAGATACTGATATAAGTCTCCCTTACACAATAAAGCTCAGAGGATCTACGGTGAACTTCAGGTATAAAACCACCAAAGTAACAACGATATGTATAAAAGACATCAACAACCATAAAATATGCATAAATGAGTATTAAATTAATAAATGTACTTCCAATAATTTAACCACAGACATCTCATTAAAGGTGTGTTTGTGTTTGGGTGttcaattgaactgaattgcaataatcCAATTCGAGTATAGAAGAAATAACAGAAGTGAGGGTGCCACCATTTTAATTCATGATGACAACCAAGCCCCCAAGTTGCAGTCAATGCATTTCAAGCTGGAGATGAAATGATTCTATTTCAGTTTGAAGGTTCAGTTATGGTCAGAGAAGGGCTAGCCCCAATatggtcatttccactttattggATTAtatattgcaattcagttcaattgagcatccaaacgcaccatCAAACAACTAAGCAAAAAGTGAAATTGCCCAGAAGCATAGAAAGATATCCAACTCCACATAGAAAACTACACCCATATGGATTTGTTTGGATCTTCATATGATGAATTAATTACACCCTATTGTGAAAAAACTAtgacaagaaaagaagaagaaagaaacgaAAGAAAAGTTCAGATTCAAAGTGTATGATCCACATTGTATCCGTTTGTTCAGAATTACCCCATGAACACAAGATTTGAGGTTCCAAGAATCATGGCTTGAAAGTGGAAGGCTGTGGAAGGGACATCGGACCTCTCCTCGATTCATCACTGTTATCCAAAAGCCTTTGAACTCTCTTCTTTGCACAAAACTGACGATCAAAATGCTTGACCTAGTCCACACAAATATGCACATTTATTCAATTACTAAAGCAAGGAAACAAAAAGGACCTGGCTTTTATGTCCAGGACTCTCAATGCAAATATGAAAGTGTGTTCAACATCCATAACCATACACGCAGTGCAAACAGATGAGATTTGAACCATCAAACCAGGTGGGACCTACCTAAAGTCACACTGACTGGATGATCCTAACACTCTGATCAACAGCCAGCAAATGGGATTAAAAACGAAGTAAGGCCTGTTTGGGAACAATGAAAACTTTGGAGAAGAAACATATTTCCTTGGATATCTAATTTTCCCCTGTTTAGTAAAACAAATAGCTACAGAATTGTTTTCCATTTCCAGCTTTTCCTTGTCAATATTGATTCCTTTCAAAAGGCATGTTAGAATTTAGATGTAAATTTCAGAGACAGCTTGTCGTTTGAGTTTTGACCCTTTAACATTTCCATGGAgaatacactccaaaccaaacaaCAAATTTACTTCGGAATCTCCAGTTTTCCATTTCCCGAGGATTCCATGTTGGTTTTCCATGCCCATGTTTTTGGTTTCTCTCTGTCCAAACACCCTCAAGGGGTCATTTGGCTCCTGGGAATCCAGCCCATGTGAAATGGATTCCACTAGTGAggttgtttttattattattttttttatttttattttttttttttgagagagagagagagagagagaacaaaagaTTTCATTGAAAAGGCGCTGACAGAGCCAAAAAACAAAGGACTGAAAGCAAAAACGACAACACCCTCACTAGCGGGGAGGGGCTGGATTTGTGTTTGGGTCCTAAGAAAAGGTGGGAAATGAATTCCTATTGATCCAATTCACAAAATTTGCCCTTTTTATGATTCCCGTCTTTAAGATGGGTTGCAAGATTTTGGGAAATGAATTCTCATCCAATGGTcgtatttttttaaatgataactGATTCCAAACATTCTCTCCCAATATCCAAACACAACTTGGATTCCTGAAAATAGCTTTCCCAAACTCGCAGTGCCTAAACAGCATAGACAGATCTCTTTCACTGGGAATCTGTTTCCAATTCACAACCCCTTCAAGGTTCCATGGAGTGAAATCACCCCAAAAGGAAGAAACAGTCAGACTCAATGGGTAAAGTTCTTCTCTGAGGACTTAGAATGGACCATcgacagtagggcccacctaattaGCAGTCCAGGTCATGACATGTGTCTGCAGATTTGGATATAGGACATAGTTCTGTGCTCATGACGGGCACCCAATCTTTCCCCTTATAAGGAGGAAATATGCATCACTTCATTGATCATTTCTTCATCCCAACAAACTCTAATTGTAGGGATCCACCTTCTAGTCAtcgtgtgccgtaaaggccgttacgcgttacggggtcgtaacggctgtaacaaccattatagaaaaaaaaatgacccataattgcCGTTAACAACACGTTATgtccctataaaggccataacagccccgtaatgATCTATTACAGGCAAATATAAGTTTtacatactttttaatcaacattacggggcagatactggttttttgaattttttttcaattaaaaaataaaatttaaaaatttaaaaaaaaaaaaaaagactgtaacggccgttatggggctgtaacagccattatgccccgtatcgtaaaggtaacggtggtggccgttacggccaccgttaccataaTGGAACACCTTGcttctagtgatccaaatcatGGATGGATGATACGCTTGAAATCTCCCCTATaatatgatcctaaccattcgattTTGCTCCCATTAAATGTTGCAACTTGGTTGTCATTTCCACTTTGATTGGATGGGAAGGATCATCTAATAGGGAAGATGGTAATGAGAGTATGGTCGATCTGATGATGGGTTCCACTGATAAATAATTCACATCAccaatgggtgggtcccacccatacaAATGTTATGCATAATCTTTATCTTTTCTTGATGACAAATGATCCAATGCTCCCAGAGCATTATAGGTAGTGAATGCTCCTATACTCGTAGTTGCATCGGGACACTTCAAGAGTCCAAACGATTGATCTCGATTGTCCATTAGGTCGAGCACAGATTTCATGGGCTATAGTGAAAAATCACAACGATCTTAAATCAATCCGTTAGATGATCTTCTTTTTTTAggcatccatttttcaagctatGATTGGACCTTTTATattaatgatcttgaccgtccattttatagACAATTCATCCGACAGTTAGAATGATCCTATCAGCATGAATTTTGCATTGTGGGCCATAACATGTGTGTTGGACCTAGTGAACAGCCCGGATCAGTGATTTGTCCAAGTTTCCCAATTCAACCAAGGGAACTATAACTTAAGTGATCAAGAGCATCAGATCATTtctgtttatttatttgttcaaGATAAATACCAAAGGAGAGGAAATTACGAAATTACCCATGTCGGCCGACACATCTTCACAAAATCCTCCCTGGAGTTCTTGCATTCAGCAGGGTAGAGAAGTCCAACGGAAGCAATTTCTGTGGGTTTCTTCATCGATTCCTTCTCGACACAAGCGTAGAAAGAATCGCGTGCCTATTTTCCATGAATATCGATTATCACACCAGGGAAATGATACCTAGCCCCTTGTTTTTTAATGCTTACACCCCTTTCTTTTCTAATTTGAAAAGAACCATAAAAATTGTATTGTTGCATTACCAAAAGTACAAAAAAGGGTGCATCCATCAAATAGAATGGGTGTAAATAGAGGCTccattttcctctttttcttACTTCCTTGGGAAGAAATTCCTGATTTTATGGGAAATTGATAACTACACCCGCCATTTTTGATAGATCCGCCCTTTAAAAACTTCTGGTGATACAATAGTACGATTTTGGTTTTGAGAAATGGAGAGGGAGGGTACCTTGTAGCAGGAATTTCTGGCTTCGGTGAGCACGTCGGTGTAGATTTTTTCGGTGTCTCGCGATCCATGCGTTTCCAAGGGCATCGTAGCTGGAGTAGATACTGTCAGCCTCCTcttctcttcttcatgttctGTTTTCTGCTCGAACTCGAGGGCCTATATGAGTGCAGTGGTAGTCTGGTGTTGTACTGATGTGTGGGCCTCAGGTGGACCCGAAACGTCTCCAACCCGCTTCCATGGATCCccgactgtggggcccaacttgatttgtgttccttaaatccaatccgtccatccgttttgaaagatcattttaggacagtttcgaaaaaaaaaaaaaaaagagagaagcagatcctatctcaggtggaccacaccatggaatggtggtgcttgaccattaaaaacttctcgtaggccacgaaagtttttcaTGAAGTTGATATTTCTGTGTTCCCTTAGTCCaggaatggcaaataaacgttcctGTGGCCCCCAGAAGTTTTTAGCGTTGGGTATTGAATCTCATTTAGAGGTGTACATCCAGTCGAACcaagtcagggatccacccacctcgatGGATCCCATTTAGAGGTGTACATCCAGTCGAACCAAGTCAAGTTCACCTTAGCTCAACTctgctcggccactagttgacatcgagtcgaaccaagtgaagatggcctcagcttgactcagctcggccacttaCTGACCTCAGAtcaaactcagcttggctcggtccttgagtTTGATTGGCCAACTCAGCTTAATTCGATCAGTAGCTCGGgagagtttgagctgagttcgagcccagatcaagccgagttcgccattgcaacattttcaAAAACATCGGGACCGCATCTTGAAAATCTTACTGTATTTGAAACaccagcaatggttttacaagtattttaccAAATACtttctaaacaacataaaaatcaagaaaaaaatagtattgattttatatacataccttcgttgccaccagccatacttggttaagtcatttcatcaaacacttggtgagcaacctCAATATCAAAGATCCTTGTTCTTGCTTGGGtgataggagtttcaacaccaggtcaagggttcgagtatccatatgtggtgaaaGCCTACTAGGCGTGactgtgtgtgggggtgtgtgtgcgcgcgtgaaaaataaaaataaaaaacatcaaTATCGAAGTAACCATGTCACCGAAGTGGTTCGATCCCATTTCGATTCGAGCTCGGTTCagtccgagtcaagttgagctggggccaactcgactcagctcgaactcagcttcaaaccgagtcgagccagctaaccgagctagctcggttcgtgtacacctcaaTTCCCATCCCCCTCCAACACCTGTTATACGCTCAATGGAGATACgtgaatccactctgtccatcagttgggAAATCGTAATTtaaccgtgtgtgtgtgtgtgtgtacactcCGATGGGCTATTCTAATAGGAAAATGTGAAATTGCTACAAAACCTTCAAGTTCAGGTGGTGTGGCCTGGATAGGTTCTGGATcatgataatttttatttattcatttttcctGGATGCTTTACAACCGATTAACGGTTTTGAAGAAAGATGCATAACATGGTGCCCCAATATAGAAACCTATGGTCGGAATTCCAACCCCATTGTTCGCTATCATATGGCCCACGTGAACTAATGATCTGACATTCCCCACGGTCTATAATTGAGAATAGAACCTGACGGAgtagaatttatatatatatatataatgtgggGGCTGTACGGAGCTTGGGTGTTATGTGCTGCAAAAAAACACAGGTATTTGTATGGGATTGTGTCCAACAGGACTGGTTAGGCCCGGGCCAAAGTCTATACTAGCCGGCCCCACATTTAAACATAAGCCCAAATCTAACCTGAGCCCATGACAAGCCAAAATAGCCCATCTTGAGCCGAGCCCAAATAGTTTACAAGGTCCAGCGCAAGGCCAACCCAAATTTATCAAGAATGCAAAAAttgcataaaaatatgaaaaaatggaaaaaaaaaaaataataataataataataaaaggaaaaaaaaaaaagaggtagtgCTCAAGATCCTTGAAGAAGAGAGAGA
Coding sequences:
- the LOC131216985 gene encoding uncharacterized protein LOC131216985 — its product is MPLETHGSRDTEKIYTDVLTEARNSCYKARDSFYACVEKESMKKPTEIASVGLLYPAECKNSREDFVKMCRPTWVKHFDRQFCAKKRVQRLLDNSDESRRGPMSLPQPSTFKP